One Desulfobulbus propionicus DSM 2032 DNA segment encodes these proteins:
- a CDS encoding DUF6691 family protein, whose protein sequence is MSIDQVLGLVTGVLFGFLLQKGRVLRFDKQVGAMLLQDMTIFKFMLSAILVGMVGIQLLAGAGIIALSHKAMNLGAVVVGGALFGCGWAVMGFCPGTSIGALGEGRWHAVFAIAGMVAGAAIYAELYPVFKSTVLAWKDFGKIGVPDVVGVSPWLIIPVFWAGVIGVFVWFERKNL, encoded by the coding sequence ATGAGCATCGATCAGGTTCTGGGGCTGGTGACAGGGGTATTGTTCGGGTTTCTGCTGCAAAAAGGGCGTGTGCTGCGTTTTGATAAGCAGGTTGGCGCCATGCTGTTGCAGGACATGACCATCTTCAAATTCATGCTGTCCGCCATCCTGGTCGGCATGGTGGGCATTCAACTGCTTGCCGGTGCGGGAATCATTGCCTTGAGCCACAAGGCCATGAACCTCGGCGCCGTGGTGGTTGGTGGCGCCCTGTTCGGCTGCGGCTGGGCAGTGATGGGGTTCTGTCCCGGCACCTCCATAGGGGCTCTGGGCGAAGGGCGCTGGCATGCGGTGTTCGCCATTGCCGGCATGGTGGCGGGGGCGGCGATCTATGCCGAGCTTTATCCTGTTTTTAAATCGACGGTTTTGGCATGGAAAGACTTCGGGAAGATCGGGGTGCCTGACGTCGTGGGCGTTTCTCCCTGGCTGATCATTCCGGTCTTCTGGGCCGGAGTTATTGGGGTGTTTGTCTGGTTTGAGCGTAAGAACCTCTGA
- the der gene encoding ribosome biogenesis GTPase Der: protein MTNDNATLVALIGRPNVGKSTLFNRMVKRRDALVDPTPGVTRDRHYARVSWEEHPFILVDTGGIDDEDDTITNHIRHQALLAIEEADVIFFLMDGREGLTPSDIEIVDLLRRTEKKVFFIVNKIDSPEIEDALLAPFWELGVDQLWALSGDHGYGYQTLMEGLLPYLEKTDLQTELPDNTMRIAFLGRPNVGKSSMVNAIIGQERMVVSDIAGTTRDSVDTLVTRDPYTYLLIDTAGIRRKGKTTDKLEKFSVLKALKALGRCDIALVLIDAEEGITEQDTKVIGYTQDQGRALIVLINKWDLIKDDKKRQEQLMQEVEIAIKFIPFAPVLKVSALTGTGIKRLFPEIGKVHRQFHQRFPTAALNRLLADAVARHEPPYYHGRRLKFYYTAQLGTAPPLFAVVASDPKGIHFSYQRYLTNCFREGLGLDKVPVRLLFRERSGRKK from the coding sequence ATGACCAACGACAACGCCACCCTGGTGGCCCTCATCGGCCGCCCCAACGTGGGCAAATCCACCCTGTTCAACCGCATGGTCAAGCGCCGCGACGCCCTGGTCGACCCGACCCCCGGCGTCACCCGCGACCGCCACTACGCCCGGGTCAGCTGGGAGGAGCATCCCTTCATCCTAGTGGACACCGGCGGTATCGACGACGAGGACGACACCATCACCAACCATATCCGCCATCAGGCCCTGCTGGCCATCGAGGAGGCGGACGTCATCTTTTTTCTCATGGACGGCCGTGAGGGGCTGACCCCCAGCGACATCGAGATCGTCGATCTCCTGCGCCGCACCGAGAAAAAGGTCTTTTTCATCGTCAACAAGATCGACAGCCCGGAAATCGAAGATGCCCTGCTCGCCCCCTTCTGGGAACTGGGGGTCGACCAGCTGTGGGCACTTTCCGGCGATCACGGCTACGGCTACCAGACCTTGATGGAAGGGTTGCTGCCGTATCTGGAGAAGACCGACCTGCAGACCGAGCTGCCGGACAACACCATGCGCATCGCCTTCCTCGGCCGTCCCAATGTGGGCAAGTCGTCGATGGTCAACGCCATCATCGGCCAGGAGCGGATGGTGGTTTCCGACATTGCCGGCACCACCCGCGATTCGGTCGATACCCTGGTCACCCGCGACCCGTACACCTACCTGCTCATCGATACCGCCGGCATCCGCCGCAAGGGCAAGACCACCGACAAGCTGGAGAAATTCTCGGTGTTGAAAGCCCTCAAGGCCCTGGGCCGGTGCGACATCGCCCTGGTGCTGATCGACGCCGAGGAGGGCATCACCGAACAGGACACCAAGGTGATCGGCTACACCCAGGACCAGGGCAGGGCGCTGATCGTCCTGATCAACAAGTGGGATCTGATCAAGGACGACAAGAAACGGCAGGAGCAGCTGATGCAGGAAGTGGAGATAGCGATCAAGTTCATCCCTTTTGCGCCGGTGCTCAAGGTTTCGGCCCTGACCGGCACCGGGATCAAGCGGCTCTTTCCCGAGATCGGCAAGGTCCACCGCCAGTTTCATCAGCGTTTTCCCACCGCCGCCCTCAACCGGCTCCTGGCCGACGCCGTGGCCAGGCACGAGCCGCCCTACTACCACGGCCGCCGGCTCAAATTCTACTACACCGCCCAGTTGGGCACGGCACCGCCCCTGTTCGCCGTGGTCGCCAGCGATCCCAAGGGGATCCATTTTTCCTATCAGCGCTATCTGACCAACTGTTTCCGCGAGGGGCTGGGGCTGGACAAGGTGCCGGTCCGGCTGTTGTTCCGCGAGCGCAGCGGGCGGAAGAAGTGA
- a CDS encoding ATP-binding protein: MSQLRFHVDTRLAFLLSENYRSTENAIKELVDNAWDADAERVKVFLPEPLTVNPEIIVEDDGTGMIEEELRREYLFIASDRRQRRGERTASKKRKVKGRKGIGKFAGLMTASTMKLETCARGICSSFSVTRDEFKKFDDIEGMPINLFTKKVSQEKHGTRIILSNLNQDLTFPNPTKLKQLLIQEYGREIDFNVEVNGKELGIDDVQGNFTEIKKEIPKVGEVNLQFTISNQKRKLRQPGIAIRVGGKIVGNPSFFGLEKVDDFPPKLLDKLYGEVEADGLADHVTADWGALIENSELLKKVEDVFQPILKEKFKEEYGREINLAQARLKKKINERLALLPEHKREYADKAIKKILQRYYGEPESKLEPIVNVVLDSLERSDYRIVIEHLYEASNSDIATLAEVLCEFGLIELAIMAEQTNGRLTFLDYLEQICINPTTLEELPHKAIENNLWVIGHEFTLFSSNKTLKRQVEEYLEKDYKSNIGEKRPDLLLNENILQEYLLIEFKRPSHNLIYKDYQQATRYRNDFGKYTDKEIKVVIIGGKRGGDLPPKKHREPSVEILVYPELISAARKRLDWLLKELRNRTN; encoded by the coding sequence ATGTCACAACTCAGATTTCATGTTGACACGCGTTTAGCTTTTCTGCTGAGTGAGAATTACAGATCAACTGAAAATGCAATCAAAGAGCTTGTTGACAACGCTTGGGACGCAGATGCTGAAAGAGTAAAAGTGTTCTTACCTGAACCGCTAACAGTCAATCCTGAAATTATCGTTGAAGATGATGGAACAGGTATGATCGAAGAGGAATTACGTCGAGAATATCTCTTTATTGCCAGTGATCGGCGGCAGAGGCGTGGAGAAAGAACTGCGTCAAAAAAGCGAAAAGTTAAAGGGAGAAAGGGTATTGGTAAATTTGCTGGTCTAATGACAGCATCAACCATGAAACTAGAAACTTGCGCACGAGGTATATGTTCTTCATTTTCCGTTACCAGAGATGAATTCAAGAAATTTGATGATATCGAGGGGATGCCCATTAATTTGTTTACAAAAAAGGTTTCTCAAGAAAAACATGGCACAAGAATAATATTATCAAACTTGAACCAAGACCTAACCTTTCCAAATCCAACCAAATTAAAACAATTACTCATTCAAGAATACGGCAGGGAAATTGATTTCAATGTTGAAGTCAATGGGAAGGAGCTCGGTATTGACGATGTTCAAGGCAATTTTACTGAAATAAAAAAGGAAATTCCAAAAGTTGGAGAAGTTAATCTTCAGTTTACAATTAGCAATCAGAAAAGAAAATTAAGACAGCCTGGTATAGCTATTAGAGTAGGTGGTAAAATAGTTGGAAATCCTAGCTTTTTTGGCTTGGAAAAGGTGGACGATTTTCCACCGAAGCTATTGGATAAACTATACGGTGAAGTTGAGGCTGATGGTCTTGCGGACCATGTTACTGCTGACTGGGGCGCATTAATCGAAAATAGTGAACTGCTTAAAAAGGTAGAAGATGTTTTTCAACCTATTCTGAAAGAAAAATTTAAAGAAGAATATGGCAGAGAAATTAATCTAGCTCAGGCAAGACTCAAAAAAAAGATAAATGAGAGGCTTGCATTACTACCTGAACACAAACGAGAATACGCAGACAAAGCTATTAAAAAAATCCTCCAAAGGTACTATGGAGAGCCAGAATCAAAATTGGAGCCTATTGTTAATGTTGTCTTGGATTCACTGGAACGATCTGATTATAGGATAGTGATTGAGCATCTATATGAGGCAAGTAATTCTGATATTGCCACATTGGCAGAAGTGCTTTGTGAGTTTGGATTAATTGAATTAGCAATTATGGCAGAACAGACAAATGGCCGTTTGACTTTCCTTGATTATCTTGAGCAAATCTGTATAAATCCAACAACATTAGAAGAACTTCCCCATAAAGCTATTGAGAATAATCTATGGGTAATTGGACATGAATTCACTCTATTCAGTTCGAATAAAACACTTAAACGTCAAGTTGAGGAATATTTAGAGAAAGATTACAAAAGCAACATTGGAGAAAAGCGACCTGATTTGCTTCTCAATGAAAACATTCTTCAAGAATACCTTCTTATTGAATTTAAACGCCCAAGTCACAACCTGATATATAAAGATTATCAACAAGCCACTCGCTACAGAAATGACTTTGGGAAATATACAGACAAGGAAATCAAGGTGGTAATTATTGGCGGAAAAAGGGGGGGCGATCTACCACCAAAGAAGCACAGAGAGCCCTCAGTCGAAATACTTGTGTACCCTGAGCTTATTTCTGCGGCGCGTAAGCGTCTAGACTGGTTGTTGAAAGAGCTGAGAAATAGAACAAATTGA
- a CDS encoding sugar phosphate nucleotidyltransferase yields the protein MQAILLAAGYGTRLRPYTDIRPKPLFPVVNQPLLHRLLGQLQARDCWPVLVNCHHLAAQIETALAPWPGILIQHEPEILGTGGALRKGLDRLDNDPVLVMNGDLYHDIDPEWVYHRHLLSKNDVTLALHDYPRFNTVGVEGDRVRSFGDGQGEQLAFTGIHVVDPEVIERIPAGRFHHIIDLYRELAAAGKVGYCRVDGRCWRDIGTPADYLDLHRELLAAHEGWVIDPSARLGSGVVLEEWGCIGAGAMIGDGARLCRSVVWDGAEIAAGSRFSDAIVSGDAAIDAAACSAGQP from the coding sequence ATGCAAGCCATTCTCCTCGCCGCAGGCTACGGAACCCGTCTGCGTCCCTATACCGATATTCGGCCCAAACCGCTGTTCCCGGTGGTCAACCAGCCGCTGTTGCACCGTCTGCTTGGCCAGTTGCAGGCCCGCGACTGCTGGCCGGTGCTGGTCAACTGCCACCATCTGGCCGCCCAGATCGAAACCGCTCTGGCACCGTGGCCCGGGATACTCATCCAGCACGAGCCGGAGATCCTCGGTACCGGCGGGGCGTTGCGCAAGGGACTCGATCGCCTGGACAACGATCCGGTGCTGGTGATGAACGGCGATCTCTATCACGACATCGATCCGGAGTGGGTTTACCACCGGCATCTGCTGTCGAAAAACGATGTCACCCTGGCCCTGCACGACTATCCCCGCTTCAATACCGTGGGCGTGGAGGGCGACCGGGTGCGGAGCTTCGGCGACGGTCAGGGCGAACAACTGGCCTTCACCGGCATCCATGTGGTCGATCCGGAGGTGATCGAGCGGATACCGGCCGGCAGGTTCCACCACATCATCGATCTTTATCGTGAGTTGGCCGCAGCTGGCAAGGTGGGCTACTGCCGGGTGGATGGCCGCTGCTGGCGGGACATCGGTACCCCGGCGGATTACCTTGACCTGCACCGGGAACTGCTGGCGGCACACGAGGGGTGGGTGATCGATCCGTCCGCCCGCCTCGGCAGTGGAGTGGTGCTGGAAGAGTGGGGCTGCATCGGCGCTGGCGCGATGATCGGCGATGGTGCCCGTTTGTGCCGCAGCGTGGTCTGGGACGGGGCGGAGATCGCGGCGGGCAGCCGGTTCAGCGATGCCATTGTCAGCGGCGATGCGGCCATCGACGCGGCGGCCTGTTCAGCGGGCCAGCCATGA
- a CDS encoding imidazole glycerol phosphate synthase HisHF → MITLLDYGAGNVRSVINAIERLGETVMLVNSGADIDRAERLVFPGVGNFGALMHTLRDKQLREPLVRYLHSGKPFFGICVALQALFESSEEAPDEPGLGILPGRVQRFTCDLAIPHIGWNGLKMHQASPLFQGLAGNEKFYFVHSFHVAPASRDDILTTTDYGYEFVSAIQRGAMVATQFHPEKSGRAGLRLLENFLAGNREAVRPNACPQTTVLAKRIIACLDVRANDRGDLVVTKGDQYDVRDEGTVRNLGKPVELAGDYYEQGADEITFLNITGFRDFPLQDMPMLDVLEQTSKNVFVPLTIGGGIRDFTDRDGRFYSALEVASRYFRAGADKVSIGSDAVEIVEQVLKTGQATGLSSIEQIARVYGNQAVVISIDPRRVYVDSPEAVPHRVIETGFPGPNGERFCWYQCTVKGGREGRPVDAVTLAHVCEQLGAGEILLNCIDKDGTNSGFDIELINAVRAAVTIPVIASSGAGCAEHFLEVFTKTNAEAALAAGIFHRKEVPIGAVKEFLTGKVEIRPV, encoded by the coding sequence ATGATTACTCTTCTTGATTACGGCGCCGGCAATGTCCGCTCGGTCATCAATGCCATCGAACGGCTCGGCGAAACCGTGATGCTGGTCAACAGCGGCGCGGACATCGACCGTGCCGAGCGGCTCGTCTTTCCCGGCGTGGGCAACTTTGGCGCCCTGATGCACACCCTGCGCGACAAACAGCTGCGCGAACCGCTGGTCCGCTATCTGCACTCGGGCAAACCCTTTTTCGGCATCTGCGTCGCCCTCCAGGCCCTGTTCGAGTCGAGCGAGGAGGCGCCGGACGAACCGGGGCTCGGTATTCTGCCCGGCCGGGTGCAGCGGTTCACCTGCGATCTCGCCATCCCGCACATCGGCTGGAACGGGCTGAAGATGCACCAGGCCTCGCCGCTGTTCCAGGGCCTGGCCGGCAATGAAAAGTTCTATTTCGTCCACTCCTTTCATGTGGCTCCGGCCTCGCGCGACGACATCCTCACCACCACCGACTACGGCTACGAATTTGTCAGCGCTATCCAGCGCGGGGCCATGGTGGCCACCCAGTTCCATCCGGAAAAGAGCGGCCGCGCCGGCCTCAGGCTGTTGGAGAATTTCCTCGCCGGCAACCGCGAAGCCGTGCGTCCCAACGCCTGCCCGCAGACCACGGTCCTGGCCAAGCGCATCATCGCCTGCCTGGATGTGCGCGCCAACGACCGGGGTGATCTGGTGGTGACCAAGGGCGATCAGTACGATGTCCGCGACGAGGGCACGGTGCGCAATCTGGGCAAGCCGGTGGAACTGGCCGGCGACTACTACGAGCAGGGCGCGGACGAGATCACCTTCCTCAACATCACCGGGTTCCGCGACTTTCCGCTCCAGGACATGCCCATGCTCGACGTGCTGGAGCAGACCTCGAAAAACGTCTTTGTTCCCCTAACCATCGGCGGCGGCATCCGCGACTTCACCGACCGCGACGGCCGCTTCTACAGCGCCCTGGAGGTGGCCTCGCGCTACTTCCGCGCCGGCGCGGACAAGGTGTCCATCGGTTCCGACGCGGTGGAGATCGTCGAGCAGGTGCTCAAAACCGGCCAGGCCACGGGCCTGAGTTCCATCGAGCAGATTGCCCGGGTGTATGGCAACCAGGCGGTGGTGATCTCGATCGATCCGCGCCGGGTCTATGTTGACAGCCCCGAGGCAGTGCCACACCGGGTGATCGAGACTGGTTTTCCCGGCCCCAATGGCGAGCGCTTCTGCTGGTACCAGTGCACCGTCAAGGGTGGCCGGGAAGGACGCCCTGTGGATGCGGTCACCCTGGCTCATGTCTGTGAGCAGCTAGGAGCTGGCGAGATTCTCCTGAACTGTATCGACAAGGACGGCACCAACTCCGGCTTTGACATTGAACTGATCAATGCGGTTCGTGCGGCGGTGACCATCCCGGTGATTGCCTCCAGCGGTGCGGGATGTGCGGAACATTTCCTGGAGGTGTTTACCAAGACCAACGCCGAAGCGGCCCTGGCAGCGGGCATCTTTCACCGGAAGGAAGTACCGATCGGTGCGGTGAAAGAGTTCCTGACCGGCAAGGTGGAGATTCGCCCGGTGTAA
- a CDS encoding aminoglycoside phosphotransferase family protein — translation MNVAQLISLAAQLLGKPEQAWNETSVQVTAVVPDGSSRRFFQLRDADGQGCLAILPPEQDPRGRAEAEAFFRIGTHLQQTGAPTPEILAFDPATGLALCEDLGDHRLYEQVSGQGIEQSLDLYEQAVRRLARMQVRAAEGFDPAWCWDSPRYDRQLMRERESGYFLRACCTDLLGLAFDREAVELECAQLAEAAAQAPADFFLHRDFQCRNIMLTGGAVRFIDFQGGRLGPLAYDLASLLLDPYAALPSSMQDHLLTVYLDALRELIPYDPEQFRREYLLLALQRNLQILGAFAYLSQVRRKPFFAQFLRPALASLRGLLAKPEAAGYAALNHLTDQCRQELKHRS, via the coding sequence ATGAACGTGGCCCAGCTCATCAGCCTTGCCGCCCAGCTTCTGGGCAAACCGGAACAGGCCTGGAACGAGACCAGCGTGCAGGTGACTGCCGTGGTGCCGGACGGTTCCTCGCGCCGCTTTTTCCAGCTGCGGGACGCGGACGGCCAGGGCTGTCTGGCCATTCTGCCGCCGGAACAGGATCCGCGCGGCCGGGCCGAGGCCGAGGCCTTTTTCCGTATCGGCACCCATCTGCAACAAACAGGCGCGCCGACCCCCGAGATCCTGGCCTTTGATCCGGCCACCGGCCTGGCCCTGTGCGAGGATCTGGGCGACCACCGGCTGTACGAGCAGGTGAGCGGCCAGGGGATCGAGCAATCCCTGGACCTGTACGAACAGGCCGTGCGCCGGTTGGCCCGCATGCAGGTGCGAGCGGCCGAGGGCTTCGATCCTGCCTGGTGTTGGGATTCGCCCCGCTACGACCGCCAACTGATGCGAGAGCGGGAGTCGGGCTATTTTCTCCGTGCCTGCTGCACCGACCTGCTCGGGCTCGCCTTTGACCGCGAGGCCGTGGAGCTTGAATGTGCCCAACTGGCCGAGGCCGCCGCCCAGGCACCGGCCGATTTTTTCCTCCACCGCGATTTCCAGTGCCGCAACATCATGCTGACCGGAGGCGCGGTGCGGTTCATCGACTTCCAGGGGGGGCGCTTGGGCCCCCTGGCCTATGACCTGGCCTCGCTGCTGCTCGACCCCTACGCGGCCCTGCCTTCATCGATGCAGGACCATCTGCTGACGGTCTATCTCGACGCCCTGCGCGAACTGATTCCCTATGACCCCGAGCAGTTCCGCCGTGAATATCTGTTGCTGGCCCTGCAGCGCAACCTGCAGATCCTCGGCGCCTTCGCGTATTTAAGTCAGGTGCGGCGCAAGCCTTTTTTCGCCCAGTTTCTCCGACCCGCCCTGGCCTCGCTCCGAGGGTTGCTTGCCAAACCCGAGGCCGCCGGGTATGCTGCCCTCAACCACTTAACCGACCAATGCCGCCAGGAGCTGAAACACCGATCATGA
- a CDS encoding site-specific integrase: MPVVKLSAEFVRNAVCTEGKKKDNYYDSTITGFIVEVRSTGGKTYALRYKDQHGRQIQHKIGDAKSITFDKARNAAKVLRSQVVLGDSPAEQRKSKKDVPTLAEFCSERYIPFIKGYKRSWKNDDSLLRNHLLPPLGTYRMNEITQIMVADLHHGMRANGFASGMANRVLVLLKYIFNLAIKWEVPDVKVNPAVDVKLYEATARERYLSIEETQRLLEQLEKSKNTQLKYIAPLLLLLGCRKRELLDSRWEEFDLERRSWRIPMSKSGKARHVPLSLSALEILRQLPRWEGCPYVIPNPDTRLPFVQMHRAWDNARKAAGLPDVRMHDLRHSMASNMVNSGRSIYEVAKVLGHSQLKTTQRYAHLSQETLLAAVDAAASNVPWLPAAAEKTPA; encoded by the coding sequence ATGCCTGTAGTCAAACTATCCGCAGAATTTGTCCGTAATGCTGTCTGCACTGAAGGTAAGAAGAAAGATAACTACTATGACTCCACCATTACTGGCTTCATTGTCGAAGTCCGGTCCACCGGTGGCAAGACCTATGCTCTTCGGTATAAAGATCAGCATGGAAGGCAGATCCAGCATAAAATCGGAGATGCCAAGTCCATCACCTTCGACAAGGCCCGGAATGCCGCTAAGGTGTTGCGCTCTCAAGTTGTCCTGGGAGATAGCCCCGCTGAACAACGAAAGAGCAAGAAAGACGTCCCCACCCTAGCTGAGTTCTGCAGTGAGCGTTATATCCCCTTCATTAAGGGATACAAGCGCAGTTGGAAGAACGATGATTCCCTGCTCCGAAATCATCTCCTCCCTCCTCTTGGCACGTATCGCATGAATGAGATCACTCAGATTATGGTTGCCGACCTGCATCACGGAATGAGAGCTAATGGTTTTGCATCGGGTATGGCCAACCGGGTCTTGGTCCTGCTTAAATACATTTTCAATCTGGCAATCAAATGGGAAGTACCGGACGTCAAGGTCAACCCGGCTGTAGATGTAAAGCTGTATGAGGCAACGGCCAGGGAGCGCTATCTCTCGATCGAAGAAACCCAACGCCTCCTTGAGCAACTGGAGAAAAGCAAGAACACCCAACTCAAATACATAGCCCCCCTGCTCCTGCTGCTCGGTTGCCGGAAACGGGAACTGCTCGATAGTCGATGGGAAGAGTTCGACCTGGAGCGACGGAGTTGGCGCATCCCTATGTCCAAATCCGGGAAAGCCAGGCATGTTCCTCTGTCGCTATCAGCCTTGGAGATCCTGCGTCAGCTCCCCCGGTGGGAAGGATGCCCCTATGTCATTCCCAATCCGGACACTAGGCTTCCCTTTGTCCAGATGCACCGAGCTTGGGATAACGCCCGTAAAGCTGCAGGGTTGCCCGATGTGCGGATGCATGATCTCCGGCATAGTATGGCCTCGAATATGGTCAACTCCGGCAGGTCGATCTACGAGGTGGCCAAGGTGCTTGGGCATAGTCAGCTGAAAACCACCCAGCGATATGCACACCTCAGCCAGGAAACTCTACTGGCGGCTGTGGACGCGGCGGCATCAAACGTGCCCTGGCTACCGGCAGCGGCGGAGAAAACACCGGCGTGA
- a CDS encoding YeeE/YedE thiosulfate transporter family protein, which yields MESGQKCATSLFDPNREKEVTMQWKTEDGGWSPYLAGALVGVLAIVSVYATTLWMGKTNYLGASTTFVRAAGLLERTVAPDRVAANEYFTKEKVRVDWQFMVVAGIFLGALIGSATDKSFKLEHVPPTWEKRFGPSIAKRGAAAFLGGIVAMLGARMADGCPSGHGLSGMMQLSVSSFIALAMFFGVGVVVAGLIYRRRAS from the coding sequence ATGGAAAGTGGACAGAAATGCGCAACATCCTTGTTCGATCCAAACCGAGAAAAGGAGGTGACCATGCAGTGGAAAACAGAAGATGGTGGGTGGAGCCCGTATCTGGCCGGGGCATTGGTGGGGGTGTTAGCTATCGTTTCGGTGTATGCGACGACCCTATGGATGGGCAAGACCAATTATCTGGGCGCATCGACCACCTTTGTGCGTGCCGCTGGGCTTCTTGAACGGACAGTTGCTCCGGATCGAGTGGCTGCCAACGAATACTTCACCAAGGAAAAAGTGCGGGTGGACTGGCAATTCATGGTTGTTGCCGGCATCTTTTTGGGCGCCTTGATCGGTTCCGCAACCGACAAGAGCTTTAAACTGGAACATGTGCCGCCGACCTGGGAAAAACGGTTTGGACCGTCGATCGCAAAACGTGGCGCCGCCGCCTTTTTGGGCGGGATCGTCGCCATGTTGGGGGCCCGCATGGCCGATGGCTGTCCCAGTGGCCACGGTCTGAGCGGCATGATGCAGTTGTCGGTCAGCTCGTTCATCGCGCTGGCCATGTTCTTCGGCGTTGGGGTTGTCGTGGCCGGACTTATCTACAGGAGGCGAGCGTCATGA
- a CDS encoding DNA primase family protein gives MQQKENQELKLSTAASPDSEMGTTLQLIDQESDQCKLTHAKEEAKRLVERAANDCGAPFEPEAVETLAFINKHDPAEFARIRAELKANKDISVVSLDKAIKATATKNEDLAQTHHGYATDMTDRLTVDGNRPVAYQGSLFVLDSETTIWIKFPFETLTRHIAEVYDGKENCTRSTDYCGIANHLIMITTDDTFFTNVPVGLACANGFHHLKDHQICVEALTAPHRQRVMVDVTPQQQKTPLFDIFLHDTFKSSEPGDEEQQVTLLQEIFGAIILGLMAQFQKAILFYDPFGRAGKGTMERIITNLIPGEFVSAVSPFKWNGEYYLASLAGKRLNSVGELPDSKPIPSAEFKTVTGGDLVAGRHPGQRPFTFKNEAAHLFMSNHLITTNDHSEAFFCRWLIIEFPNSRLRTGLPIDPGIADRIIQKELSGIAHWALEGAKRLLENGKFSNSKAHDRLMEKWRLTANSLLEFIHEECIRGDEHKVRRAEFYAAYKEWCKDNGRHPFSKGRVKELLSHNIGLGVTHTSLDGYEIFRGVAFKPVPKVTSIEQ, from the coding sequence ATGCAACAAAAAGAAAATCAGGAACTTAAGCTTTCGACCGCTGCATCACCTGACAGTGAAATGGGAACCACCCTGCAGCTCATTGATCAGGAAAGCGATCAATGCAAATTGACTCACGCCAAGGAAGAAGCAAAACGTCTTGTCGAAAGGGCGGCAAACGATTGCGGAGCTCCTTTTGAACCAGAAGCTGTCGAAACTCTTGCTTTCATCAACAAGCATGATCCGGCAGAGTTTGCTCGTATCCGTGCTGAGTTAAAGGCCAACAAGGATATCTCCGTAGTCAGCCTTGATAAGGCCATCAAAGCAACTGCCACCAAGAACGAGGACCTTGCCCAGACCCATCACGGTTATGCCACCGACATGACGGATAGACTGACTGTCGATGGTAATCGACCGGTAGCATATCAGGGCAGTCTCTTTGTACTCGATTCAGAGACAACCATCTGGATCAAATTCCCGTTCGAGACACTCACCCGACATATCGCCGAAGTATATGACGGTAAGGAGAACTGCACCAGGAGTACGGACTACTGTGGGATCGCCAATCACCTGATCATGATCACCACGGACGATACATTCTTTACGAATGTACCGGTTGGGTTGGCCTGTGCCAACGGCTTCCACCATCTCAAAGATCACCAGATATGTGTTGAAGCTCTAACCGCCCCACATCGGCAGCGTGTGATGGTCGATGTTACTCCGCAGCAGCAGAAAACACCTCTATTTGACATTTTTCTGCATGATACTTTCAAATCCAGTGAACCGGGCGACGAAGAACAACAAGTGACTCTCCTTCAGGAGATTTTTGGAGCCATCATTCTCGGCCTTATGGCGCAATTTCAGAAGGCTATTTTGTTCTATGATCCATTCGGCCGCGCTGGAAAGGGTACCATGGAGAGAATCATAACCAATCTGATTCCAGGGGAGTTCGTTTCAGCGGTGTCGCCCTTCAAATGGAACGGCGAATACTATCTGGCCTCATTGGCAGGCAAGCGGCTTAATTCGGTTGGTGAGTTGCCAGATTCCAAGCCCATTCCGTCTGCCGAGTTCAAAACGGTCACCGGTGGAGACTTGGTTGCCGGACGACATCCAGGCCAACGGCCTTTCACTTTTAAAAACGAGGCGGCTCATTTATTTATGTCGAACCACCTCATCACCACCAACGATCACAGTGAGGCTTTTTTTTGCCGTTGGCTGATCATTGAGTTTCCCAATAGTCGCTTACGTACAGGGTTGCCGATCGATCCAGGCATTGCCGATCGCATCATCCAGAAAGAGCTCTCTGGTATTGCGCACTGGGCACTGGAAGGCGCTAAACGGCTTTTAGAGAACGGCAAGTTCTCAAATTCGAAGGCTCATGATCGACTGATGGAGAAATGGCGCCTCACCGCTAATTCTCTCTTAGAATTCATCCACGAAGAGTGCATCCGGGGTGACGAACACAAGGTTCGACGTGCAGAATTCTACGCAGCATACAAGGAATGGTGCAAGGATAATGGGCGCCATCCTTTTTCAAAAGGCCGGGTCAAAGAACTCCTGTCGCATAACATTGGCCTCGGTGTCACACACACTTCTCTCGACGGCTACGAGATCTTTCGAGGTGTAGCTTTTAAGCCGGTTCCCAAGGTCACATCTATCGAGCAGTAA